Genomic segment of Dromiciops gliroides isolate mDroGli1 chromosome 3, mDroGli1.pri, whole genome shotgun sequence:
CCAGCCACCTTGGGCTCCATCTTAGCACAGGCCCTCCTGGAAGGGCCCTTTCTTTGGGTTAGGAGGGCCCAGGCTGAAGTGAGTCTATCTAAATATGGCACCCTAGGCCCAGCAGGAGCCGTGGCACAGACCGGCCCTGAGCACAGAAGACAGGGAGCCCTGTAGACACTCATTAGGGGGTGgtcattcagtcgtgtctgactccgtgaccccatctggggttttcttggcagagataccgcagggatttgccatttccttcactcattttacaggggggaaggggggtgggaaacaggcaaacagtgttgagtgacttgcccagggtcacacagctagtaagtgtctgaggctagatttgaactcgggtctttctgactccacactCGGTGTTCCACTTAGGTCTGTACCACCCAGCTCTGCTCCACTCATTAGGTATTGAGTGTTGTCTAGTTTATTagaaagtatttttcatatggtaaGTTGTATGAAATCAACCTAGCCCTTAGAGGCAGGGACCTTCAGGATAACCCCAGCATTCCCTCATTTCACCAGGGAGTGAATGGCCTCAGGCTTCtgagagtgagtgaatgagtgtgtgtgtccgTGAGTGTGTCtgtgagtgtttgtgtgtgttgccAGGCCCAGTCATCTTCTGCTATTGGGGAAATGCGGGGAGGGCAGAGCTGGGGCCGGGGCGCAGCAGGAGCCGCTGCCGTAttcacttctccccttccctatgGGGACTGGGGAGCAGAGACCTGGCCCTCcccctctgggcctcaagttcctcatctgtgaagtgggcaGTTGGGCACAAAGTCTCCGGTGCCCCAgggtagagagctggctttggagccagaggCCTTGGGGTCCAATTCCAGCAATTTGTACCTGAGACCTGGCACACGTCTCTTACCcttgctcagcctcagtttccccatatgtaaattGAGAGGGTTATATTAGACCCTTTCTagtgtattcattcatttcagtcatggctgacgcttggtgaccccatctggggttttcttggcagagatactaaagtgttttgccatttcttgctccagtttattttacagataaggaaaccgagtcaaacagggtgaagttcTTTGCCCAGGGTTAggcagctagtgaatgtctgagaacaactcaggtcttcctgactctgggccagtgCTCAGTGCCCTGTGGTGCCCTCTAGCGCCCCGCAACAGTATATCTGACTCAAAACCGAactcccccaaacccttccctgTCCATAACTTCATTATTACTGTTGAAGGCACCCCCACCCTCACAGCTATCTCGGTTCCCAGCCCAGGTGCcatcctcaactcctccctcaccccccagACCCAATCCATCGTCGAATCCTGTTTCTCCCTTTACCTCTCGTGTGCCCCCTTCTCAATGTCATGCCGGCCAGTGGTTCTCCTGGCCTCGagtctccctctctccagtcCAGCCTTCGCTTGGCCGTCAAAAAGCAAGGCGTGGCTCTGAGCGtgtccccctccttgagaagccgcagtggctccctgtcacccCAAGGGATAAACTAGAAAAATGCTCTGGTTGGCTTGTAAAGCCCTCCCTGCCCTTCCAGTCTCCTCACACCTCCTGGGGGCCTCCTCACCCGTCTTCTGGCTTCCCTCAGAccttccccagcccctcacctcagtgccttccctctgggaacatctcccatttttttttttttcctgttggaaCCTAGTTTGcatgatctccttgagagcagggaccgtCTTTCACCTTTATTCCTatcctcagtgctcagcacagtgtccggcatgtagtagatgcttaataaatgctttttggcagTACCTTCTAGCCAAATTGGCTGGTACACAACCTTCATCTCCTGCCTGTTTCCCCTTGTCTCTCCATCTCAGCCTCACACATATAAAGACCATCAGCAAAACACCTGCAATAATCAGCCAAATGTAGCAGATCCATCTatgaacacattttaaatttgatTGAAACATTCTTACCTTATTGCCATTTCTGAAAAGACTGATGCCCCAAAGCCAAAATGGAGCCCTTTTGTAACAGAAAAGCTGTAACACCAATCCAGTAACTTGTCTTACAGGTAGCCCTGGTagtcctccccctcttccctcagCTAAATTAGAATCTCTGACTTTCCTGGGTCCTCCCGAGGTACTTAAAGATAGCAGAAGCAAAGATCTACAGACAGAATGATGGTACTTAGCAGATGCCAGGAGCAGGCTGGCTCCTCCAACCTTCATGGATGCAGAGGAGCAAGGCTCATTGCTGGGGACCTTCAGGGCCCCAAGGGCCTGATTTCCTGAAGTTCAGAGGTTGTGTTCCTAGCAGTCCTGCCAGTTTTTGAGTCTTCCTCCAGGGCCTGCTGCAGGACAGATGTCATGGAGCACAGGAGATGCTGACGGAAGTTCTTGCCAATGAAGGAGTAGAGAATTGGGTTGAGGCAGCTGTTGGCACTGGCCAGGATGAAGGCTGGCATTGACAGGTAAGCAAGCAGGCCGTGGCCCTGGGTGTTCTTCAGGTTGGCGATCAGCTCCCAGATGGTCACCAGGTGCAGAGGGAACCAGCAGCAGAAGAAAGCCATGACCACTGCTATCAGCACCTGGAAGGGCCGGTTGGACCTCATTGACTGCCTTCCAGCCTTGAGCTTGGCAACACTGAGGCCAGAGCAGccacaaatgatgagcaggggcccTGCAAAGCCAGCCACAAAATTGACAGTCACCTGAATCCGGTACCTCCTCATTACCCGCTCTATCTGTTCCATCCAGTTTTCTGTGACCTCAGGCCACGCATTGTAGTTGTTGTAACAGTAGGTGAGCCCAGTCACGgggtctgtgtgtgtctctcgaTATACCAGGTAGGGACCAGAGAACCCCAGTGCCAGGACCCAAGCCCCGATGGCCACCAGGGTTACTCGACATTGTGTGCGGTGGTTCCGAGCCAATAACGGCTGGAGGATGCACAGACAACGATCTACGGAGACCAGGGTCAGCAGGAAGACGCTAGCAAACATATTGAGCATACTGAGGGTGTGGTAAAGTTTACAGGCCAGTTGGCCTAAGGGCCAGTGGCCCAAGGCTAAAGTAGCCACCTTAATGGGTAAGAAGGCAGTGAAGGTAAAGTCGGCCACAGCCAGGTTGAGGAACCAGATTTTGGTGATGTTTTGGGGCATGCGAAAGCTGGTCACCCAGATCACCAATCCATTGCCGATCATGCCTAGGATGGAGGTCGCCGAAAGGATGATCAAGAACAGCATGTGGAGGGCAAATTTAGCCCCTGCTAAAGGGTCTGAGGGAATCTCGGATGAATTGGCTGGAGCAGGGGACGCCGTCTCCATGGGACTTGTTCACTTGCCAATCAGTTGAGCACCTATATGTGGTATAATAGaaatattttggattttttttttttttgctagggaatgggggttaagtgacttgcccaaggtcacacagctagtaagtgtcaggtgtctgaggccagatttgaactcaggtcctcctgaatccagggccagtgctttatccactgcgccacctagccgccccaatattTTGGATTTTTACGGAAAAAACTTAAATAGAAACTAAAATGAGGGCTCTTGATTTTTTCTCCTGGGTCTAAATCAAATCCACACGATCTTACCATATGCTTGTTTCTGGACTTCCTTAacttttttgggtggggtgagggtggggttaGGGGTTCTGTTCATGTGTAAGCCACTAACCTTAGAGTAGCCCCATCGAAAAGGAATGGAGCCCTGGAGAAAGCCTGGGATTGGGAGTTAGGGGACACAGATTGGGGCCCTAACTCCTGCTGattgtctttgtgaccttgggcaagacagtGCTCATCTTTGAGCCtcggtttctccatctgtaaaaggagagtgttggacttggatgCTAGAGATGAACCCTCCGGTTCTCTGACCAAAGACTGCAGGTCATAATCAGATCTCTCCTCTTGGTTCCTGCTCTTTCTTTAGACCCCAGATGCcatgttcttccttcttcccacatGTCTGCATCCCACAGCCTCTCCCTTTGTATCTGTGCCCCGTGGTTGATGCCCAGAGCatcctgtctccctctccccaggGTCCCCAGGGCCCACACTCTCACCTGGTGACGATGACTACCCAGATTACTGAGGACTCTGGAGGACTTTCCTGCTGCTGCTCAAAGGTTTGTGAGCACAGGCAGGGCAGGCTCCAATCTGATAAAAGAGCAGAAAAAGGAAGTCACAGCCCGGGGTCCTCTCCTCGCTACAGGGTCATGCTATTTCCTGTGCAGATAATGATTTTCTCCTCCTTTGGTGCAAAGAACAGAATTCACATGACAGCTTGGTCTAGTGGAGGAAGCCTTGAACTGAAGAGGACACTCTCACTCTACCTCCACCCCTGGGACAAGTTGCTTCCTTATTCTAGACCagtttatcagtaaaatggaaaaaaaaaattccctaccCTATCCATCTCAAAGGGCTATCATGAGTATTAAATATGATAACATACATAAtaaaagggcaactaggtggcacagtggagagaacactgggcctggaatcagaaagactaactgtgactctggacaaatcatttaaccctgtttgactcagtttcctcatctgtaaaataacccagagaagaaaatggcaaaccactctaagaaCTTTGCCAGGAAAGTCCCAGATggggcatgaagagttggacacagggggcagttaggtggcagagtgggtaaagcactggccctggattcaggaggacctgggttcaaatctggcctcagacacttaacactagctgtgtgaccctgggcaagtcacttaaccctcattgcccagcaaaaaaaaaaaaaaagagttggacacagctgaaatgattgaacaacagcaacagcataAATTTTGAACTATCAAGAACTCTATAAATGTCGTCACCaagtattaagtgcttattgtgtacCAGACAttctgctaagcactagggatacaaagcaagcaaaaaaaaaaattgttcttgcTCTTGAGGCATTCGCTATCTAATGTGGGATAGCAAATAAGCTACAGATAGCTTACAATGGAGGGAAATCTTGGAGGGAAGACATTAAGATtaaagggggaaggggcagctaggtggtacagtggatagagtactggccctggattcaggaggacctgggttcaaatccggcctcagacacttgacacttactagctgtgtgaccctgggcaagtcacttaactccagttgcctcaccaaaaaaaaaaaaaaaagattaaaggggGAGCATGGTGGAGAggagccaggaagttgcctgagctctcccatttccctcagaaacaatgttacaTCAAGCCTCTAAAAAACAATCTGGAGacagaatccacaaaaagacaagagtgaaacaattttccggcccaagataacttagaaggacttaaGGAaagttctctctgtctcacttggataaaaggggagcacagcctAGCACAGgtggtgtctgggcaagccagaaGGAGGCTCTTAGCCATAGTGCAGGTCAGCAACCAAGGCCCTGTGGTCCTGGGTTAGCAGGCCAgtgtgaggcctccagccccagGGCAGCATGCAAACTGCTGAAAAGCCAGGGCATAACAGTCCTTTTTCTCAGTGTACATGGCACCTAcagaaaaattgaccatgtattagtgcACAAAATCCTCGCAATTacatgtagaaaggcagaaattttAAATGCATCCTTTAAGATCAtggtacaataaaaattacatgtaataaagggtcatggaaagatagattaaaaattaactggaaactaaacaatctaattctaaagaatggcataaaagagaatggcaataatgagacagcatacccaaatttatgggatgtagctAAAGCAatacttagggaaaattttatatctctaaatgcttacattagtaaaatagggaaaagggagataaatgaattgggcatgcaattaaaaagatagaaaaagaacaaattaaaaatccctaactaAATCCCACATTagagattttgaaaatcaaaggagagattaataaaattgaaagtaagaggagcagctaggtggcacagtggataaagcatcagccctggatttaggaggacctgagttcaaatctgaccttagacagttgacagttactagctgtatgaccctgggcaagtcacttaaccctcattgccccactcccacccccccaaaaaaaattgaaagtaagaaaactgttgaactaataaataaaactaagagttagATTTGtgaaaaaacaatcaaatagataaacttttgtttgattttacaaaaagaagaaaactgaattatTAGTATCAacaatgaaaagggtgaattcaccaccaatgagaagaatattaaaataataattatgagcTATTATGCCCAACTGCATGCCAATAAATCTGGCAATCTAAGTGaagtagatgaatatttacaaagatttaaattgcccagattaacagaagaggaaataaaatacctaaataagctcattttagaaaaaagaaattgaacaagccatcaatgaactccctaagaaaaaaatctacagggcctaatggatttacaagtgaattctaccgaACATTGAAAGAACACTTAATTCCAATatgaattatttggaaaaataggctaAGAAGGAGTTTGACTAAATtcctttatgacacaaatatgatgttgatacctaaactaggaagagccaaaacaaatTATACacaaatttccctaatggatattgatgcaaaattttaaatattagcaATTTGTTACCAGGATAATGCACTACGACCAGGTTGAATTTATACCAGAAATACAGGACTGgtccaatattaggaaaactatttgcATAATTGACCGTATctataacaaaaccaacagaaatcatatgactaTCTTAATAGATACAGAAAACGTTTTTGACAAAagacagcacccattcctattaaaaacactagaagggggcagctaggtggcacagtggatagagcactggccctggagtcaggagaacctgggttcaaatacagcctcagacacttgacacttactagctgtgtgaccctgggcaagtcacttaaccccaattgcctcaccaaaaaacaaaacaaaaaaacacaaaaaaacactagaggggggcagctaggtggcacagtggatacagcactggccctggattcaggagtacctgagttcaaatctgggctcagacacttgacactagctgtgtgaccctgggcaagtcacttaacccccattgctctgcaaaaaacccaaaaccaaaccaaacaaaaaaaaccccaaacactagagagcaaaggcataaatagagctttccttaaaatgataagtagtatctatctaaaaccatcagcaagcattattggTAATTTGGATAAACTACAAGCCTTCCCATTAAGATCAGGGTGGAAGCAAGGATATCAATTAccatcactattattcaatattgttctagaaatgttagctatactaataaggaaagaaaaagaataagactCTAGTcttatgaggaaacaaaattatgactctttgcagatgatatgatggtatacttagagaatcaactaaaaactacgtgaaataattaactttagcaaagttgcaggatataaaataaacctacacaaatcatcagcaattctatttattaccaacaaagtgcagcaagaagaggtagaaagagaaattccatttaaaataatgagacaatataaaatatttgggagtctacttgctaagacaaacccaggaactatatgaatacaattacaaaacacttttctcatcaataaagtcagatctaaacaactggaaaaatatcaattgctaatGGGTAggatgagctaatataataaacatgATAATTctaattaatttgcttattcaataTGTCAattactaaattaatttacttattcagtgccataccaatcaaactcccaaaaaattattttatagagctagacaaaataataacaaaattcatccagaaaaacaaaaggccaagaatatcaagggaattaatggaaaaatgcCATATCAGATCTAAAACTggattataaagcagcaatcaacaaaactatttggttctggctaagaaatagagtggtggattcagtggaatagattaggtacacaagacacagtagtaaatgattatagtaatctactgtttgataaatccaaacaCTCCAGTTTCCGGGATAAGacctcaccatttgacaaaaactgctgggaaaactggaaaatagtatgatgGAAACTAgacattgtgatgaaataatgagatttagtagatactcaaagacccacctggagat
This window contains:
- the LOC122748261 gene encoding formyl peptide receptor-related sequence 4-like; this encodes METASPAPANSSEIPSDPLAGAKFALHMLFLIILSATSILGMIGNGLVIWVTSFRMPQNITKIWFLNLAVADFTFTAFLPIKVATLALGHWPLGQLACKLYHTLSMLNMFASVFLLTLVSVDRCLCILQPLLARNHRTQCRVTLVAIGAWVLALGFSGPYLVYRETHTDPVTGLTYCYNNYNAWPEVTENWMEQIERVMRRYRIQVTVNFVAGFAGPLLIICGCSGLSVAKLKAGRQSMRSNRPFQVLIAVVMAFFCCWFPLHLVTIWELIANLKNTQGHGLLAYLSMPAFILASANSCLNPILYSFIGKNFRQHLLCSMTSVLQQALEEDSKTGRTARNTTSELQEIRPLGP